One segment of Mycolicibacterium baixiangningiae DNA contains the following:
- the lpdA gene encoding dihydrolipoyl dehydrogenase: MTHYDVVVLGAGPGGYVSAIRAAQLGLNTAIIEPKYWGGVCLNVGCIPSKALLRNAELVHIFTKEAKTFGISGEASFDYGAAYDRSRKVAEGRVAGVHFLMKKNKITEIGGYGKFTDDHTIEVDLNDGGTETVTFDNAIISTGASTRLVPNTSLSENVVTYEEQIMERELPGSIVIAGAGAIGMEFGYVLKNYGVDVTIVEFLPRALPNEDAEVSKEIEKQFKKLGVKILTGTKVESIKDEGGDGSVIVTVSKDGKSQELKADKVMQAIGFSPNVEGYGLDKAGVELTDRKAIGIDDYMRTNKPHIYAIGDVTGKLQLAHVAEAMGVVAAETIAGAETLPLGDYRMMPRATFCQPQVASFGLTEEQAREEGYDVKVAKFPFTANGKAHGMGAPAGFVKLIADAKYGELIGGHLIGHDVSELLPELTLAQKWDLTANELARNVHTHPTMSEALQEAFHGLVGHMINF; encoded by the coding sequence GTGACCCACTATGACGTCGTCGTTCTCGGAGCCGGTCCCGGCGGATACGTCTCGGCTATTCGCGCCGCCCAACTCGGGCTGAACACCGCCATCATCGAACCCAAGTACTGGGGCGGCGTGTGTCTGAACGTGGGGTGCATTCCCTCGAAGGCGCTGCTGCGCAACGCCGAACTGGTGCACATCTTCACCAAGGAGGCCAAGACCTTCGGTATCAGCGGTGAGGCGAGCTTCGACTACGGCGCCGCCTACGACCGCAGCCGCAAGGTCGCCGAAGGCCGCGTCGCCGGCGTGCACTTCCTGATGAAGAAGAACAAGATCACCGAGATCGGTGGGTACGGGAAGTTCACCGACGACCACACCATCGAGGTCGACCTCAACGACGGCGGCACCGAGACGGTCACCTTCGACAACGCGATCATCTCGACCGGCGCCAGCACCCGACTGGTTCCCAACACGTCGCTGTCGGAGAACGTCGTCACCTACGAAGAGCAGATCATGGAGCGGGAACTGCCCGGCTCGATCGTCATCGCCGGTGCCGGCGCCATCGGCATGGAGTTCGGATACGTTCTGAAGAACTACGGGGTCGACGTCACGATCGTCGAGTTCCTCCCGCGCGCGCTGCCCAACGAGGATGCCGAGGTCTCCAAGGAGATCGAAAAGCAGTTCAAGAAGCTGGGCGTCAAGATCCTCACCGGCACCAAGGTCGAGTCCATCAAGGACGAAGGCGGCGACGGCTCCGTCATCGTCACCGTCAGCAAGGACGGCAAGTCCCAGGAGCTCAAGGCCGACAAGGTGATGCAGGCCATCGGCTTCTCGCCCAACGTCGAGGGCTACGGCCTGGACAAGGCCGGTGTCGAGTTGACCGATCGCAAGGCCATCGGCATCGACGACTACATGCGCACCAACAAGCCGCACATCTACGCGATCGGTGACGTCACCGGCAAGCTGCAACTCGCTCACGTCGCCGAGGCGATGGGTGTGGTGGCGGCCGAGACCATCGCCGGCGCGGAGACGCTGCCGCTGGGCGACTACCGGATGATGCCGCGCGCCACGTTCTGCCAGCCACAGGTCGCCAGCTTCGGGCTCACCGAGGAGCAGGCCCGCGAGGAGGGCTACGACGTCAAGGTCGCGAAATTCCCCTTCACCGCCAACGGCAAGGCACACGGGATGGGCGCCCCGGCCGGTTTCGTCAAGCTCATCGCCGACGCCAAATACGGTGAGCTGATCGGCGGCCATCTCATCGGCCACGACGTCTCCGAACTGCTGCCCGAACTCACCCTCGCGCAGAAATGGGATCTGACCGCCAACGAACTGGCTCGCAACGTGCACACCCACCCGACGATGTCGGAGGCGCTGCAGGAAGCCTTCCACGGCCTCGTCGGCCACATGATCAACTTTTGA
- a CDS encoding carboxymuconolactone decarboxylase family protein, whose translation MTRIAPGGFRELGPLNWVIAKAGARAIRAPRFSLFTVLGQHRLLFLAFLPYSGVLLGPLGKLSRQDAEIVILRVGHLRECEYELQQHRRLARSRGLNAELQARIFEGPDAAGLTDRQRVLVTATDEFVVTRGVSPQTWAILARHLTKPQLIEFCLLAAHYDGLAATIATLQVPLDFPD comes from the coding sequence GTGACCCGTATCGCGCCCGGGGGGTTCCGGGAACTCGGACCGCTCAACTGGGTGATCGCGAAGGCCGGCGCACGGGCCATCCGCGCGCCACGGTTCAGCCTGTTCACCGTGCTGGGCCAGCACCGTCTGCTGTTCCTGGCGTTCCTGCCCTACAGCGGTGTGCTGCTCGGCCCGCTGGGCAAGTTGTCCCGCCAGGACGCCGAGATCGTGATCCTGCGGGTGGGCCATCTGCGGGAGTGTGAATACGAGCTGCAGCAGCATCGTCGGCTGGCCCGCAGTCGCGGCCTGAACGCCGAGCTGCAGGCCAGGATCTTCGAGGGCCCCGACGCCGCGGGCCTCACCGACCGGCAGCGGGTGCTCGTCACCGCGACCGACGAGTTCGTGGTCACCCGTGGGGTGTCGCCACAGACGTGGGCGATACTGGCCCGGCATCTGACGAAACCGCAGCTCATCGAATTCTGCTTGCTCGCAGCACATTACGACGGTCTGGCGGCGACGATCGCGACGCTGCAGGTGCCGCTGGACTTCCCGGACTGA
- the ramB gene encoding acetate metabolism transcriptional regulator RamB translates to MPKTFVGSRVRQLRSERGYSQAALAQMLEISPSYLNQIEHDVRPLTVAVLLRITEVFGVDATFFASQDDTRLVAELREVAMDRDLGVDVDVSEIADMVMAHPTLARAMVNLHRRYRLTTTQLAAATEDRYSGASMGGSGSGSITMPHEEVRDYFYQRQNYLHELDSAAEDLTVRMRMHRGDLAGELSNRLSTVHGVHIVRRIDLGDTVLHRFEPGTKTLEMSTHLSVGQQVFKMAAELAYLEFGALIDKMVDEGMFTSDESRTLARLGLANYFAAATVLPYRQFHDVAENFRYDVERLSAFYSVSYETIGHRLSTLQRPSMRGVPFSFVRVDRAGNMSKRQSATGFHFSSSGGTCPLWNVYETFANPGKILVQIAQMPDGRNYLWVARTVERRASRYGQPGKTFAIGLGCELRHAHRLVYSEGLDLSGDNATPIGAGCRVCERDNCPQRAFPALGRALDLDEHRSTVSPYLVKQS, encoded by the coding sequence GTGCCAAAAACGTTCGTGGGGTCGCGGGTTCGGCAACTGCGTAGCGAACGGGGATACAGCCAGGCCGCGCTGGCGCAGATGCTCGAGATCTCACCGAGCTACCTCAATCAGATCGAGCACGACGTCCGTCCTCTGACGGTCGCGGTACTCCTGCGCATCACCGAGGTGTTCGGTGTCGACGCGACCTTCTTCGCCTCCCAGGACGACACCCGGCTGGTCGCCGAACTCCGCGAGGTGGCCATGGACCGCGACCTGGGCGTCGACGTCGACGTATCCGAGATCGCCGACATGGTGATGGCGCATCCGACGCTGGCCCGCGCGATGGTCAACCTGCACCGCCGCTACCGGCTGACCACGACGCAGCTGGCCGCGGCGACCGAGGACCGCTACAGCGGTGCCAGTATGGGAGGCAGCGGCTCCGGGTCGATCACGATGCCCCACGAGGAAGTCCGCGACTACTTCTACCAACGCCAGAACTACCTGCACGAGCTCGACAGCGCCGCCGAGGACCTGACGGTCCGCATGCGCATGCACCGCGGCGACCTCGCCGGCGAACTCTCCAACCGGCTGTCGACGGTCCACGGTGTGCACATCGTGCGCCGCATCGACCTGGGAGACACGGTGCTGCACCGGTTCGAACCCGGCACCAAGACCCTCGAGATGAGCACCCACCTGTCGGTCGGACAGCAGGTGTTCAAGATGGCCGCCGAACTGGCCTACCTCGAATTCGGCGCCCTCATCGACAAGATGGTCGACGAGGGCATGTTCACCAGCGACGAGTCGCGCACCCTGGCCCGCCTCGGCCTGGCCAACTACTTCGCCGCCGCGACGGTGCTCCCCTACCGGCAGTTCCACGACGTCGCGGAGAACTTCCGTTACGACGTCGAACGGCTCTCGGCGTTCTACTCGGTCAGCTACGAGACGATCGGGCACCGGCTCTCCACGCTGCAACGGCCGTCGATGCGGGGAGTGCCGTTCTCCTTCGTCCGGGTCGACCGTGCCGGCAACATGTCGAAGCGCCAGTCCGCGACGGGCTTTCACTTCTCGTCCAGCGGCGGTACGTGCCCGCTGTGGAACGTCTACGAGACCTTCGCCAACCCGGGCAAGATCCTCGTCCAGATCGCCCAGATGCCTGACGGCCGCAATTACCTGTGGGTGGCGCGGACGGTGGAGCGCCGCGCCTCGCGCTATGGTCAGCCGGGTAAGACGTTCGCGATCGGCCTCGGTTGCGAATTGCGCCACGCGCATCGGCTGGTCTACTCGGAGGGATTGGATCTTTCTGGTGACAATGCGACACCCATCGGGGCCGGCTGCCGCGTCTGCGAGCGGGACAACTGTCCGCAGCGGGCGTTCCCCGCTCTCGGCCGGGCCCTCGACCTCGACGAGCACCGGTCCACGGTCTCGCCGTATCTGGTGAAGCAGTCGTGA
- a CDS encoding acyl-[acyl-carrier-protein] thioesterase has product MSAGTGLSKTMMPVPDPHPDVFDTGWPLRVADVDRTGRLKFDAATRHIQDIGSDHLRELGYEATHPLWIVRRTMIDLIRPIEFQDMLRLRRWCSGTSNRWCEMRVRIDGRKGGLMESEAFWININRETQGPARISDDFIAGLQRTTDVNRLRWKAYLSAGSRDDAREIREYPVRVSDIDIFDHMNNSVHWSVVEDYLYHHPELLRAPLRVTIEHDLPVALGDKLEIISHVHPAGSTDKFGVDLVDRTVTTLTYAVGDETKAIACLFAL; this is encoded by the coding sequence ATGTCCGCAGGCACGGGGCTGAGCAAGACCATGATGCCGGTGCCCGATCCCCACCCCGACGTCTTCGACACCGGCTGGCCGCTGCGGGTCGCCGACGTCGACCGCACCGGACGGCTGAAGTTCGACGCCGCGACCCGCCACATTCAGGACATCGGGTCCGACCACCTTCGCGAACTCGGCTACGAGGCGACGCACCCGCTGTGGATCGTGCGGCGCACGATGATCGACCTGATCCGCCCCATCGAGTTCCAGGACATGCTGCGGCTGCGGCGCTGGTGCTCGGGCACGTCGAACCGGTGGTGCGAGATGCGGGTCCGCATAGACGGCCGCAAGGGCGGGCTGATGGAGTCCGAGGCGTTCTGGATCAACATCAACCGCGAGACCCAGGGGCCCGCGCGTATCTCCGACGACTTCATCGCCGGGTTGCAGCGCACCACCGACGTCAACCGGTTGCGCTGGAAGGCATACCTGAGCGCGGGCAGTCGCGACGACGCCCGGGAGATCCGTGAGTATCCGGTGCGGGTCAGCGACATCGACATCTTCGACCATATGAACAACTCGGTGCACTGGTCGGTGGTCGAGGACTACCTGTACCACCATCCCGAGTTGCTGCGGGCGCCGCTTCGGGTGACGATCGAACACGACCTTCCCGTGGCTCTCGGCGACAAGCTCGAGATCATCTCTCACGTCCATCCGGCCGGATCGACCGACAAGTTCGGTGTGGATCTGGTGGATCGGACTGTTACAACGCTCACATATGCGGTCGGCGACGAGACAAAAGCCATCGCATGCCTGTTCGCGCTCTGA
- the aceA gene encoding isocitrate lyase: MSSVGTPKSPDQIKQDWDTNPRWKGITREYSAEDVVALQGSVVEENTLARRGAEVLWNQLHDLEYVNALGALTGNMAVQQVRAGLKAIYLSGWQVAGDANLSGHTYPDQSLYPANSVPQVVRRINNALLRADQIAKVEGDTSVENWLAPIVADGEAGFGGALNVYELQKAMIAAGVAGSHWEDQLASEKKCGHLGGKVLIPTQQHIRTLTSARLAADVADVPTLVIARTDAEAATLITSDVDERDQPFITGERTKEGFYRVKNGLEPCIARAKAYAPYSDLIWMETGTPDLELARKFAEGVKSEFPDQMLSYNCSPSFNWRKHLDDATIAKFQKELGAMGFKFQFITLAGFHALNYSMFDLAYGYARNQMTAYVELQEREFAAEERGYTATKHQREVGAGYFDRIATTVDPTSSTTALTGSTEEGQFH; the protein is encoded by the coding sequence ATGTCGAGCGTTGGCACGCCGAAATCACCGGACCAGATCAAGCAGGACTGGGACACCAACCCCCGGTGGAAGGGCATCACCCGCGAGTACTCCGCCGAAGACGTCGTCGCCCTGCAGGGTTCGGTCGTCGAGGAGAACACCCTGGCCCGTCGCGGCGCGGAGGTGCTCTGGAACCAGCTGCACGACCTCGAGTACGTCAACGCGCTCGGTGCGCTCACCGGCAACATGGCCGTCCAGCAGGTCCGCGCCGGACTGAAGGCCATCTACCTGTCCGGCTGGCAGGTCGCCGGTGACGCGAACCTGTCCGGCCACACCTACCCCGACCAGAGCCTCTACCCGGCCAACTCGGTGCCGCAGGTGGTTCGCCGCATCAACAATGCGCTGTTGCGTGCTGACCAGATCGCCAAGGTCGAGGGTGACACGTCGGTCGAGAACTGGCTCGCCCCGATCGTCGCCGACGGGGAGGCCGGCTTCGGCGGCGCGCTCAACGTGTACGAGCTGCAGAAGGCCATGATCGCCGCCGGTGTCGCCGGTTCGCACTGGGAGGACCAGCTGGCCTCGGAGAAGAAGTGCGGCCACCTCGGTGGCAAGGTGCTGATCCCCACCCAGCAGCACATCCGCACGTTGACGTCTGCCCGGCTCGCGGCTGACGTGGCTGACGTGCCGACCCTCGTCATCGCCCGTACCGACGCCGAGGCCGCCACGCTGATCACCTCCGACGTCGACGAGCGCGACCAGCCGTTCATCACCGGTGAGCGGACGAAGGAAGGCTTCTACCGGGTGAAGAACGGCCTCGAGCCGTGCATCGCCCGCGCCAAGGCCTACGCGCCGTACTCGGACCTCATCTGGATGGAGACCGGCACGCCGGACCTGGAACTGGCCCGCAAGTTCGCCGAGGGCGTCAAGTCGGAGTTCCCCGACCAGATGCTGTCCTACAACTGCTCGCCGTCGTTCAACTGGCGCAAGCACCTCGACGACGCGACCATCGCGAAGTTCCAGAAGGAGCTCGGCGCGATGGGCTTCAAGTTCCAGTTCATCACGCTGGCGGGCTTCCACGCCCTGAACTACTCGATGTTCGATCTGGCCTACGGCTACGCCCGCAACCAGATGACCGCCTACGTCGAGCTGCAGGAGCGCGAGTTCGCCGCCGAGGAGCGGGGTTACACCGCGACGAAGCACCAGCGCGAGGTCGGCGCCGGTTACTTCGACCGGATCGCGACCACCGTGGACCCGACGTCGTCGACCACGGCGCTCACCGGCTCGACCGAAGAGGGCCAGTTCCACTAA
- a CDS encoding 3-hydroxybutyryl-CoA dehydrogenase — MSNPIERVGVIGAGQMGAGIAEVSARAGVDVLAFETTDALVTAGRNRITKSLERGVSVGKVTDREKSAALGKLRFTTSLADFADRQLVIEAIIEDVAIKAKVFAELDRVITDPDAVLASNTSSIPIMKLGAATQNPARVLGLHFFNPVPVLPLVELVGTLTTSEAAIARTEQFASDVLGKQVVRCSDRSGFVVNALLVPYLLSAIRMVEAGFATIEDVDKAVVAGLSHPMGPLRLSDLIGLDTMKLIADAMFDELKDAHYAPPPLLLRMVEAGQLGKKSGQGFYKY, encoded by the coding sequence GTGAGCAATCCCATTGAACGAGTAGGCGTGATCGGTGCCGGGCAGATGGGCGCGGGTATCGCCGAGGTGTCCGCCCGCGCGGGTGTCGACGTGCTGGCGTTCGAGACCACCGATGCACTCGTCACCGCGGGCCGCAACCGCATCACCAAATCGCTCGAGCGCGGCGTGAGCGTCGGCAAGGTCACCGACCGCGAGAAGTCCGCGGCGCTGGGGAAGCTGCGCTTCACCACCTCGCTGGCGGATTTCGCGGACCGCCAGCTGGTGATCGAGGCGATCATCGAAGACGTGGCGATCAAGGCCAAGGTCTTCGCCGAGCTCGACAGGGTCATCACCGACCCCGACGCCGTGCTGGCGTCGAACACCTCGAGCATCCCGATCATGAAACTGGGTGCGGCCACGCAGAATCCGGCCCGCGTGCTGGGCCTGCACTTCTTCAACCCGGTGCCGGTGCTGCCGCTGGTCGAGCTGGTCGGCACGCTGACCACCTCTGAGGCGGCGATCGCCCGGACGGAGCAGTTCGCCAGTGACGTGCTCGGGAAGCAGGTGGTGCGCTGCAGTGACCGGTCGGGTTTCGTGGTGAACGCGCTGCTGGTGCCGTATCTGCTGTCGGCGATCCGGATGGTCGAGGCGGGCTTCGCCACCATCGAGGACGTCGACAAGGCCGTCGTCGCGGGCCTGTCGCATCCGATGGGGCCGCTGCGGTTGAGCGATCTGATCGGCCTGGACACCATGAAGCTGATCGCCGACGCGATGTTCGACGAGCTCAAGGACGCCCACTACGCCCCGCCGCCGCTGCTGCTGCGCATGGTCGAGGCGGGTCAGCTGGGCAAGAAGAGCGGCCAGGGCTTCTACAAGTATTAG
- a CDS encoding endonuclease domain-containing protein, whose translation MGATLVVATEALESGELTRRDIRRRYTMVYRNVYVPNGAELTAADRARAAWLWSGRRATLTGHCAAAVLGSRWIAPDAPVEIAHSRRPAARGMIARCNNFRDDEVCVVDAMRCTTVARTAYDLGRRLTEQMGVIRLDALLNATGVAPPAVDAVAARHSGARGIRRLRRTMTLVDAGAESPQETRLRLLLVRSGLPRPVTQIPVHDDRGRVVRRIDLGWPDIRVGVEYDGEQHFTNPDDYAGDIERLEFLAARGWLIVRVSATQLRYRRAEIIDRVMKARRVHGC comes from the coding sequence GTGGGAGCCACACTCGTCGTCGCCACGGAAGCGCTCGAGTCGGGCGAACTGACGCGCCGGGACATCCGGCGGCGCTACACGATGGTCTATCGCAATGTTTACGTGCCCAACGGCGCCGAACTGACTGCTGCGGACCGGGCACGGGCGGCCTGGCTCTGGTCGGGAAGGCGGGCCACGCTCACCGGGCACTGCGCGGCGGCTGTGCTCGGCAGTCGTTGGATTGCGCCGGATGCACCCGTGGAGATCGCCCATTCCCGCCGCCCGGCAGCCAGAGGAATGATCGCGCGCTGCAACAACTTTCGTGACGACGAGGTGTGCGTGGTCGACGCCATGCGCTGCACGACCGTCGCCAGAACGGCTTACGACCTCGGGCGCCGACTCACCGAACAGATGGGCGTCATCCGCCTCGACGCACTGCTCAACGCGACCGGCGTGGCACCCCCGGCCGTCGACGCGGTCGCCGCACGTCATTCCGGGGCCAGGGGCATTCGCCGGCTGCGCAGGACGATGACACTGGTCGACGCCGGCGCCGAGTCCCCGCAGGAAACCCGACTGCGTCTACTGCTCGTGCGGTCAGGGTTGCCGCGACCAGTGACACAGATACCGGTGCACGACGACCGCGGACGAGTCGTTCGCCGCATCGACTTGGGTTGGCCGGACATCCGGGTCGGTGTCGAGTACGACGGCGAACAGCACTTCACCAATCCCGACGACTACGCCGGGGACATCGAACGCCTCGAGTTCCTCGCGGCGCGAGGTTGGCTGATCGTTCGTGTGAGTGCTACCCAGCTCCGCTACCGCAGGGCCGAGATCATCGACCGGGTGATGAAGGCTCGCCGAGTGCACGGTTGTTGA
- a CDS encoding polyphosphate kinase 2 family protein, with amino-acid sequence MTEDLPELWTHEPHIHLAFRPGDSVATIETNATPGFKGNKSDAVDLLAKRTERFAELQEMLYANSLAGDNRKVLLVLQGMDTAGKGGIVKHVVGAGNPQGIQYANFGKPTDEELAHDFLWRIERKLPTPGHIGVFDRSHYEDVLIVRVHDLVAPEVWSTRYDTINDFEKRLVLDGTTIVKVTMFVSLDEQKKRLAERLSRPDKYWKYNPADVDERMLWPRYQEAYQAMLERTSSEYAPWHVIPCDRKWYARLAVTELLIEALERLDLSWPPADFDVEAEKKRLADA; translated from the coding sequence GTGACCGAAGACCTGCCCGAGCTGTGGACGCACGAGCCGCACATCCATCTGGCGTTCAGACCGGGCGACTCCGTCGCCACCATCGAGACCAATGCGACGCCGGGGTTCAAGGGAAACAAGAGCGACGCGGTCGACCTACTGGCGAAGCGGACCGAACGGTTCGCCGAACTGCAGGAGATGCTCTACGCCAACAGCCTTGCCGGCGACAATCGCAAGGTGTTGCTGGTGCTGCAGGGAATGGACACCGCAGGCAAGGGCGGCATCGTCAAACACGTTGTGGGAGCTGGCAATCCGCAGGGAATTCAGTACGCCAACTTCGGCAAGCCGACCGATGAGGAGCTGGCCCACGATTTCCTCTGGCGCATCGAGCGGAAGCTGCCGACGCCGGGACATATCGGGGTGTTCGACCGTTCACACTACGAGGACGTGCTGATCGTGCGGGTGCACGACCTCGTGGCACCCGAGGTCTGGAGCACCCGTTACGACACCATCAACGACTTCGAGAAGCGGCTCGTCCTCGACGGCACGACGATCGTCAAGGTCACGATGTTCGTGTCACTCGACGAGCAGAAGAAGCGGTTGGCCGAGCGCCTCTCCCGGCCAGACAAGTACTGGAAGTACAACCCCGCCGACGTCGACGAGCGGATGCTGTGGCCGCGCTACCAAGAGGCCTATCAAGCGATGCTCGAGCGCACATCGTCCGAATACGCGCCGTGGCACGTCATCCCCTGCGACCGTAAGTGGTACGCGCGCCTGGCCGTGACCGAGCTGCTGATCGAGGCGCTCGAACGTCTCGATCTTTCGTGGCCGCCAGCGGATTTCGACGTCGAGGCGGAGAAGAAGCGCCTCGCCGACGCCTAG
- a CDS encoding TetR/AcrR family transcriptional regulator — translation MAQQTPPLAVKTDGRKRRWHQHKVERRNELVDGTLEAIRRLGSNVSMDEIAAEIGVSKTVLYRYFVDKNDLTTAVMMRFAQITLIPNMAAALTSNLDGYDLTREIIKVYVQTVANEPEPYRFVMANNSASKSKAVANSEQIIARMLAVMLRRRMAGAGMDTGGVEPWAYHIVGGVQLATHSWMSHPRMTADELIDYLTMLSWSALCGIVEVGGSLDKFRSEPHPSPILPP, via the coding sequence GTGGCACAACAGACCCCGCCTTTGGCGGTCAAGACCGATGGTCGGAAGCGGCGCTGGCATCAGCACAAGGTCGAACGCCGCAACGAATTGGTCGACGGCACCCTCGAAGCGATCCGTCGGCTGGGCAGCAACGTCAGCATGGACGAGATCGCCGCCGAGATCGGGGTTTCCAAGACCGTCCTGTACCGCTACTTCGTAGACAAGAACGACCTCACCACCGCAGTGATGATGCGCTTCGCCCAGATCACTCTGATCCCGAACATGGCCGCCGCGCTGACCTCGAACCTCGACGGCTACGACCTGACCCGCGAGATCATCAAGGTCTACGTGCAGACCGTCGCCAACGAGCCCGAGCCCTACCGCTTCGTCATGGCGAACAACTCGGCCAGCAAGAGCAAGGCCGTCGCCAACTCCGAGCAGATCATCGCGCGCATGCTCGCGGTGATGTTGCGCCGCCGCATGGCCGGGGCCGGGATGGACACCGGCGGTGTCGAACCGTGGGCCTATCACATCGTCGGCGGGGTGCAGTTGGCCACGCACTCGTGGATGTCGCATCCGCGGATGACCGCCGACGAACTCATCGACTACCTCACGATGCTGTCGTGGAGTGCGTTGTGCGGCATCGTCGAAGTGGGTGGCTCGCTGGACAAGTTCCGGTCCGAACCGCATCCGTCCCCGATTCTGCCGCCATAG
- a CDS encoding DUF445 domain-containing protein: MMDNVSSTQHADPAAPRSSFAEAIAGADSAADAERRRGLRRMKSVALGFLLGATAIFLLCTWVQSQGTAAPWVGYVRAAAEAGMVGALADWFAVTALFKHPLGIPIPHTAIIKRKKDQLGEGLGEFIRENFLSAENVETKLRDADVAGRLGKWLSDRSHAERVAKETATVLRVLVEMLRDEDVQDLLDRMIVKRIAEPQWGPPVGRVLSELLQAGRQEALIQLLADRAFEWSLNAGEVIERVIERDSPQWSPRWVDHLVGDRIHRELMDFTDKVRRNPDHELRRSATKFLFEFADDLQNDDATIRRAENVKEQIMARDEVARAAETAWTAAKRIILESVDDPSSTLRARIADSVMRIGESLRDDVDMRDKVDGWIIRAAQHVVGEYGAEITTIVTDTVQRWDADEASRRIESHVGRDLQFIRINGTVVGSLAGLAIYSIAQLLF, encoded by the coding sequence ATGATGGACAACGTGTCATCCACACAGCACGCCGACCCGGCCGCACCGCGGTCCAGCTTCGCCGAGGCGATCGCGGGCGCGGACTCGGCGGCCGACGCCGAACGCCGCCGCGGTCTGCGGCGCATGAAGTCCGTCGCGCTGGGCTTCCTGCTCGGTGCCACGGCGATCTTCCTGCTCTGCACCTGGGTCCAATCGCAGGGCACCGCCGCGCCGTGGGTCGGTTATGTGCGCGCCGCCGCCGAGGCCGGAATGGTCGGTGCGCTCGCCGACTGGTTCGCGGTCACCGCGCTGTTCAAGCATCCGCTGGGCATCCCGATCCCGCACACCGCGATCATCAAGCGCAAGAAGGATCAGCTCGGCGAGGGGCTGGGCGAGTTCATCCGCGAGAACTTCCTGTCCGCCGAGAACGTGGAGACCAAGCTGCGCGACGCCGACGTGGCGGGCCGGCTCGGCAAGTGGCTGTCCGACCGCTCGCACGCCGAACGGGTGGCCAAGGAGACGGCCACCGTGCTGCGGGTGCTGGTGGAGATGCTGCGCGACGAGGACGTGCAGGACCTGCTCGACCGAATGATCGTCAAGCGGATCGCCGAACCGCAGTGGGGCCCGCCGGTGGGGCGGGTGCTGTCCGAACTGCTGCAGGCGGGCCGCCAGGAGGCGCTCATCCAGCTGCTCGCCGACCGGGCGTTCGAGTGGTCGCTGAACGCGGGTGAGGTCATCGAGCGGGTCATCGAGCGCGATTCACCGCAGTGGTCGCCGCGCTGGGTCGACCATCTCGTGGGGGACCGGATCCACCGTGAGCTGATGGACTTCACCGACAAGGTGCGGCGCAACCCCGACCACGAGCTGCGCCGGTCGGCCACCAAGTTCCTGTTCGAGTTCGCCGACGATCTGCAGAACGACGACGCGACCATTCGGCGCGCGGAGAACGTCAAGGAACAGATCATGGCGCGCGACGAGGTGGCGCGGGCGGCGGAGACGGCGTGGACTGCGGCCAAGCGCATCATCCTCGAGTCCGTCGACGATCCCTCGTCGACGTTGCGCGCCCGCATCGCCGATTCGGTCATGCGGATCGGGGAGAGTTTGCGCGACGACGTCGACATGCGGGACAAGGTGGACGGCTGGATCATCCGCGCGGCCCAGCACGTGGTGGGCGAATACGGCGCCGAGATCACCACGATCGTCACCGACACCGTCCAGCGCTGGGACGCCGACGAGGCCAGCCGGCGCATCGAGTCGCACGTCGGCCGCGACCTGCAGTTCATCCGGATCAACGGCACCGTGGTCGGGTCGCTCGCCGGCCTCGCGATCTATTCGATAGCTCAGCTACTGTTCTGA